The following proteins are co-located in the Acidimicrobiia bacterium genome:
- a CDS encoding DUF3263 domain-containing protein: MALSARDQAILDFERSWWLIPGPKDRAIKEHLDISATQYYRVLRRLSDDPEAALYDPLTVRRLQRSATTKKVEMTAVEGEDL, from the coding sequence GTGGCTCTTTCAGCGCGCGATCAAGCAATTCTCGACTTCGAACGTTCCTGGTGGTTGATTCCCGGGCCGAAGGACCGCGCCATCAAGGAACATCTGGATATCAGCGCCACTCAGTACTACCGGGTGCTCAGGCGGCTCAGCGACGATCCGGAGGCTGCCTTGTACGATCCGTTGACGGTTCGGCGGCTGCAGCGGTCGGCCACGACGAAAAAGGTAGAGATGACTGCAGTAGAGGGAGAAGACCTCTAG
- a CDS encoding LytR C-terminal domain-containing protein has product MGKHAAPGYGRFTRELSSFSVRLLVAAVVFFGAVWLLITYLPGWFDGGEESAQSSVPQSTSTTEVPSSVLGSTISSTFPTLPTTTTSTAPAPTSTTAPPERAPADVTVLVRNTTGKSGLAASASAGLASLGYQTLEPDNTTPLLSATQILFAQGFAAEAYTLAAQFPDGEVLANPSADPLADIVVVLGTSYVP; this is encoded by the coding sequence ATGGGCAAGCATGCTGCGCCCGGGTACGGGCGGTTTACCCGTGAGCTCTCGTCGTTTTCAGTGCGTCTATTAGTGGCTGCTGTGGTGTTCTTTGGTGCGGTCTGGCTGCTGATCACCTACCTGCCGGGATGGTTCGACGGTGGTGAGGAGTCGGCTCAATCGTCCGTCCCTCAAAGCACCTCCACCACCGAAGTGCCTTCGTCGGTACTCGGTTCGACCATATCCTCAACGTTCCCCACCTTGCCCACGACGACAACGTCCACCGCGCCTGCCCCCACATCGACCACGGCACCACCCGAACGAGCTCCTGCCGATGTGACCGTTCTAGTACGCAACACGACGGGCAAGAGTGGACTGGCTGCTTCGGCGAGCGCCGGGCTGGCGAGTCTCGGTTACCAGACCCTCGAACCGGACAATACGACGCCGCTACTGAGCGCAACGCAAATCCTGTTCGCACAGGGGTTCGCAGCAGAGGCGTACACATTGGCTGCGCAGTTTCCCGATGGGGAGGTACTGGCGAACCCGAGCGCAGACCCATTGGCTGACATCGTGGTCGTCCTCGGGACGAGCTACGTTCCGTGA